From the genome of Nakamurella flavida, one region includes:
- a CDS encoding zinc-dependent alcohol dehydrogenase family protein, giving the protein MPTASTVPTVADLPTTMRGVYLPGNSTTVLRDDIPVPTPGVGQVLLAVGASTICGSDVRAIYREHLGSGPEGYNDVIAGHEPAGTVVAVGPGCRRLSVGDRVAVYHITGCGQCAECRRGYFISCTSPLRSAYGWQRDGGHGDYLLAEEVTCVTLPDALSFVDGACIACGFSTAYEALTRLHISGEDSVLVTGLGPVGLAAGLLARKLGGRPVLGTDPSPERSQLALDLGAVDEVVSPEDLAGSRAGSVTAAVDCSGSGAGRRTALLALARWGRMAFVGEGGRMDFDVSHEVIHRQITLIGSWVSSVGRMAELMDRLVVWDLHPEVVVSHRFDLADSATAYQLVDQGRSGKVALVPGHHA; this is encoded by the coding sequence ATGCCGACCGCGTCCACCGTGCCCACCGTCGCCGATCTCCCCACCACGATGCGCGGGGTCTACCTGCCGGGGAACTCCACCACCGTCCTGCGGGACGACATCCCTGTTCCCACACCCGGTGTCGGTCAGGTGCTGCTGGCCGTGGGTGCGTCCACCATCTGCGGCAGCGACGTGCGGGCCATCTACCGCGAGCACCTGGGCTCCGGCCCGGAGGGCTACAACGACGTCATCGCCGGGCACGAACCGGCCGGCACCGTCGTCGCGGTCGGCCCGGGCTGCCGGCGTCTGTCGGTCGGCGACCGGGTCGCGGTCTACCACATCACCGGCTGCGGGCAGTGTGCCGAGTGCCGCCGCGGCTACTTCATCAGCTGCACCTCTCCGTTGCGCAGCGCCTACGGCTGGCAGCGCGACGGCGGTCACGGCGACTACCTGCTCGCCGAGGAGGTCACCTGCGTGACGCTGCCGGACGCGCTGAGCTTCGTCGACGGCGCGTGCATCGCCTGCGGGTTCAGCACCGCCTACGAGGCGCTGACCCGACTGCACATCTCCGGCGAGGACAGCGTCCTGGTCACCGGTCTGGGCCCCGTGGGCCTGGCCGCCGGTCTGCTCGCCCGCAAGTTGGGCGGCCGACCGGTGCTGGGCACCGATCCGTCCCCGGAGCGCTCCCAGCTGGCGCTGGACCTGGGCGCGGTCGACGAGGTGGTCAGCCCCGAGGACCTGGCCGGGTCGCGCGCCGGCTCGGTGACCGCCGCGGTCGACTGTTCGGGTTCCGGCGCCGGCCGGCGCACCGCTCTGCTCGCCCTGGCCCGGTGGGGCCGGATGGCGTTCGTGGGCGAAGGGGGCCGGATGGACTTCGACGTCAGCCACGAGGTCATCCACCGGCAGATCACCCTGATCGGTTCGTGGGTCAGCAGCGTCGGTCGGATGGCCGAGCTGATGGACCGCCTGGTGGTGTGGGACCTGCACCCCGAGGTGGTGGTCAGCCACCGTTTCGACCTGGCCGACTCCGCCACCGCCTACCAGCTCGTCGACCAGGGGCGCTCCGGCAAGGTCGCGCTGGTCCCGGGTCACCACGCGTGA
- a CDS encoding PhoX family protein, with the protein MDGHTRGKRSPVTCHLKCADACAHPVPNPTANPTFRSIADTVLNRRKALGLAGAGAAALTLGPALLGGMPAAAAAPAAPDASGQAAGVARGGARPAGGLLRFSPIAPVPADVDAVTVPEGYSWSPIIRWGDPILPGGVAFDALAQTPEKQALQFGYNNDYLDIIVNGAKGLSGLLVANHEYVNPAIMFPPTVDTVTAKKIAKAAHGMSVVGLKRSTYGTPWTYDPAGRKNRRITADTPFTLTGPAAGCELLRTTADPAGRTVLGTFGNCSGGTTPWGTVLSGEENFNGYFRTTGVSAAEKRYGLKDAPSTYGWEEIDPRFDARSSGDVHEPNRFGWIVEIDPEDPTATPLKHTAMGRFKHEGANVTLSGGRPVAYMGDDERFDYLYKFVSARSMRTGTAKADREYNRTLLTEGDLYVARFSGDSPVAEIDGTGKLPSDGAFDGTGTWIALTRGGKSAVPGFTVQEVLVNTRLAADTVGATKMDRCEDVQPHRSIAGRVYVACTNNTDRGKAGKEGATEVAPRLANRDGHIVEINEDKGNACGTTFTWNLLLVCGDPATNDSTYFAGYPKDKVSPISCPDNVAFDASGNLWISTDGAPSTIGYNDGLFKVGLSGRERGRVQQFLAVPTGAETCGPVVHERDGRGMAYVAVQHPGEDGTWDAQLSRFPDYVPVGQAAKPGQFAGPRPSVIQVW; encoded by the coding sequence ATGGACGGGCACACCCGGGGCAAGCGCAGCCCCGTCACCTGCCACCTCAAGTGCGCCGACGCCTGCGCCCACCCGGTGCCGAACCCCACGGCCAACCCGACCTTCCGCAGCATCGCCGACACCGTGCTGAACCGGCGCAAGGCCCTCGGCCTGGCCGGTGCCGGTGCCGCCGCGCTCACCCTGGGTCCCGCTCTCCTGGGCGGCATGCCCGCCGCGGCCGCGGCCCCCGCGGCTCCGGACGCCTCCGGCCAGGCCGCCGGGGTCGCCCGAGGTGGCGCCCGCCCGGCCGGCGGTCTGCTGCGTTTCAGCCCCATCGCGCCCGTGCCGGCCGATGTCGACGCGGTGACGGTGCCCGAGGGGTACTCCTGGTCGCCGATCATCCGTTGGGGTGACCCGATCCTGCCCGGCGGCGTCGCCTTCGACGCGCTCGCCCAGACGCCGGAGAAGCAGGCGCTGCAGTTCGGCTACAACAACGACTACCTCGACATCATCGTCAACGGGGCCAAGGGTCTGAGCGGGCTGCTGGTGGCCAACCACGAGTACGTCAATCCGGCCATCATGTTCCCGCCGACCGTCGACACGGTGACCGCCAAGAAGATCGCCAAGGCCGCGCACGGCATGTCGGTGGTCGGTCTCAAGCGGTCCACCTACGGCACCCCGTGGACCTACGACCCCGCCGGACGCAAGAACCGCCGGATCACCGCGGACACCCCGTTCACCCTGACGGGACCGGCCGCCGGGTGCGAGCTGCTGCGCACCACCGCCGACCCGGCCGGTCGCACCGTGCTGGGCACGTTCGGCAACTGCTCGGGCGGCACCACCCCGTGGGGCACCGTGCTCTCCGGCGAGGAGAACTTCAACGGGTACTTCCGCACCACCGGTGTCTCCGCCGCCGAGAAGCGGTACGGCCTGAAGGACGCCCCCAGCACCTACGGCTGGGAGGAGATCGACCCGCGGTTCGACGCCCGCAGCAGCGGAGACGTCCACGAGCCCAACCGGTTCGGCTGGATCGTCGAGATCGATCCCGAGGACCCGACGGCCACGCCGCTCAAGCACACCGCGATGGGCCGGTTCAAGCACGAGGGCGCCAACGTCACGCTGTCCGGCGGCCGCCCGGTGGCCTACATGGGTGACGACGAGCGCTTCGACTACCTGTACAAGTTCGTCTCCGCACGGAGCATGCGCACGGGCACCGCCAAGGCCGACCGCGAGTACAACCGGACCCTGCTGACCGAGGGCGACCTGTACGTCGCGCGGTTCTCCGGCGACTCCCCGGTCGCCGAGATCGACGGCACCGGGAAGCTCCCGTCCGACGGCGCCTTCGACGGCACCGGCACGTGGATCGCGCTCACCCGGGGCGGGAAGAGCGCGGTGCCGGGATTCACCGTGCAGGAGGTGCTGGTCAACACCCGACTCGCCGCGGACACCGTCGGCGCCACCAAGATGGACCGCTGCGAGGACGTGCAGCCGCACCGCTCCATCGCCGGGCGCGTGTACGTGGCCTGCACCAACAACACCGACCGCGGCAAGGCCGGCAAGGAGGGCGCCACCGAGGTGGCGCCGCGCCTGGCCAACCGCGACGGGCACATCGTGGAGATCAACGAGGACAAGGGGAACGCCTGCGGCACCACGTTCACCTGGAACCTGCTGCTGGTGTGCGGTGATCCGGCGACCAACGACTCGACGTACTTCGCCGGCTACCCGAAGGACAAGGTCTCGCCGATCTCCTGCCCGGACAACGTCGCCTTCGACGCGTCGGGCAACCTGTGGATCTCCACCGACGGCGCCCCCAGCACCATCGGGTACAACGACGGGCTGTTCAAGGTCGGGCTGTCCGGCAGGGAGCGGGGCCGGGTGCAGCAGTTCCTGGCCGTGCCGACCGGCGCGGAGACCTGCGGACCGGTCGTCCACGAGCGCGACGGCAGGGGCATGGCCTACGTCGCGGTGCAGCACCCCGGCGAGGACGGCACGTGGGACGCGCAGCTCTCGCGCTTCCCGGACTACGTGCCGGTCGGACAGGCCGCGAAGCCGGGCCAGTTCGCCGGCCCGCGTCCCTCGGTCATCCAGGTCTGGTGA
- a CDS encoding zinc-dependent alcohol dehydrogenase family protein yields the protein MRAVVFDTVGGPLSVREIPDPVCPDDGAVIEVRATGVCRSDWHAWRGHDPVSLPHVPGHELAGILVELGSGVGDLGPGRRLGDTVTVPFVLGCGRCALCRAGEAQVCPDQTQPGFTGPGSFAERVVVRPAAFNLVAVPDGVDVLAAAALGCRFATAWRALTVHGRVAPGQWVAVFGCGGLGLSAVMIAVALGARVVAVDTSADALDRARELGAEQVVAAGPDTAERIREITAGGAHVGLDAVGSTPTAVGSVLSLRRRGRHVQAGLLLGAGSTPPLPMDRVIAHELEIYGSHGMPAVDYPGMLELVAAGRLRPQDLIGQVVGLNGAGPALAALDGPAAPGITVVDPRS from the coding sequence GTGAGGGCGGTCGTCTTCGACACCGTCGGCGGCCCGCTGAGCGTCCGTGAGATCCCCGACCCGGTCTGCCCTGACGACGGCGCGGTCATCGAGGTGCGGGCCACCGGTGTGTGCCGGTCGGACTGGCACGCCTGGCGCGGCCACGACCCCGTCTCCCTCCCGCACGTGCCCGGGCACGAGTTGGCCGGGATCCTCGTCGAGTTGGGTTCCGGGGTGGGCGATCTCGGCCCGGGGCGTCGGCTCGGCGACACGGTCACCGTGCCGTTCGTGCTGGGCTGTGGTCGGTGCGCGCTGTGCCGGGCCGGCGAGGCCCAGGTGTGCCCCGACCAGACCCAACCCGGGTTCACCGGGCCGGGCTCGTTCGCCGAACGGGTCGTCGTCCGCCCCGCCGCGTTCAACCTCGTCGCCGTTCCCGACGGGGTGGACGTGCTGGCCGCCGCGGCCCTGGGCTGCCGCTTCGCCACCGCGTGGCGGGCGTTGACCGTGCACGGGCGGGTCGCCCCGGGGCAGTGGGTGGCCGTGTTCGGCTGCGGCGGCCTCGGGCTGTCCGCGGTGATGATCGCCGTCGCGCTGGGCGCCCGGGTGGTCGCGGTGGACACCTCGGCCGACGCGCTGGACCGGGCCCGGGAGCTGGGTGCGGAGCAGGTGGTCGCCGCCGGGCCGGACACCGCCGAGCGGATCCGCGAGATCACCGCCGGCGGCGCCCATGTCGGCCTGGACGCGGTGGGCAGCACGCCGACCGCGGTGGGTTCCGTGCTCTCCCTGCGCCGCCGCGGCCGGCACGTCCAGGCCGGGTTGCTGCTGGGGGCGGGGTCCACCCCGCCGCTGCCGATGGACCGGGTCATCGCGCACGAGCTGGAGATCTACGGCAGCCACGGCATGCCCGCGGTGGACTACCCGGGCATGCTCGAGCTGGTCGCCGCGGGACGACTCCGACCCCAGGACCTCATCGGCCAGGTGGTCGGGTTGAACGGCGCCGGTCCCGCGCTGGCCGCACTGGACGGACCGGCCGCGCCGGGCATCACCGTCGTCGACCCGCGGAGCTGA
- a CDS encoding DeoR/GlpR family DNA-binding transcription regulator, producing the protein MTVRRSDHAERRRAIVEAVRGAGRMSVLDLVGVIGVSAETIRRDLAVLDRTGLISRVHGGAVPFEGAGYETTLSYRSAHLVAEKRRIARAVVEELGVVQSLFLDDGYTPLLVAQALAEADWPVTVVTPSLPAAAALAANERHTVIVLGGLVREKILSTSGHWVREILADLVFEAAVLGSNGITVEHGLTTPDPAVSTVKAMVMARSRRRLFVGVHTKFGVNSFARFAGVADFDALITDRGLAPFAARRFESLGPRVLRV; encoded by the coding sequence ATGACCGTGCGGCGCAGTGACCATGCCGAGCGGCGGCGCGCCATCGTCGAGGCCGTCCGCGGGGCGGGTCGGATGAGCGTGCTCGACCTGGTCGGGGTCATCGGGGTGTCCGCGGAGACGATCCGGCGGGACCTGGCCGTGCTCGACCGCACCGGGCTGATCAGCCGGGTGCACGGCGGGGCGGTGCCGTTCGAGGGCGCCGGGTACGAGACGACCCTGTCCTACCGGTCCGCCCACCTGGTCGCCGAGAAGCGGCGCATCGCCCGGGCCGTCGTCGAGGAACTGGGCGTGGTGCAGTCGCTGTTCCTGGACGACGGGTACACCCCGCTGCTGGTGGCGCAGGCCCTGGCCGAGGCGGACTGGCCGGTCACCGTGGTCACCCCGTCCCTGCCCGCCGCGGCCGCCCTCGCCGCGAACGAGCGGCACACGGTGATCGTGCTGGGCGGTCTCGTCCGCGAGAAGATCCTCAGCACGTCCGGGCACTGGGTGCGGGAGATCCTGGCCGATCTGGTCTTCGAGGCCGCCGTGCTGGGCAGCAACGGCATCACCGTGGAACACGGACTGACCACCCCGGACCCGGCGGTGTCCACGGTCAAGGCCATGGTGATGGCCCGGTCACGCCGGCGGCTGTTCGTCGGGGTGCACACCAAGTTCGGGGTGAACAGCTTCGCGCGGTTCGCCGGCGTCGCCGACTTCGACGCGTTGATCACCGACCGCGGGCTCGCGCCGTTCGCCGCGCGGCGGTTCGAGAGCCTGGGACCGAGGGTCCTGCGGGTCTGA
- a CDS encoding sensor domain-containing phosphodiesterase, with protein sequence MTAARPVDPAHPAGADGLLRSGDDTDWVQHLLQLARVRLGMELSWVSRVEDDTVVVEAVSGAVPDVPLAAGYTSPLGDSYCVRVLDGAAPLVVQDAALDPLTANLPATAEMGIGSYVGVPLQRSSGAVYGTLCCLNRDPDPHLRLRDAQFLQLLADLLMDLLDRGEDRTMQLREDEATRDGVRALIADGGPDMVLQSIHALPDLRIIGYESLARFAAGTPDVWFARAREVGLGVELELAAVANALEHLDQLTDEQFLTVNVSPDVVSHPGLVAVLGRRGLHQLILEITEHEKVDDYLGLREAMDRWRTRGVRFAVDDAGAGYSGMRQLIELRPEMIKLDRSITRGLDADPARFAMATALAAFAREIGSGLVAEGVETASELAKALELRIPLAQGYHLGRPGERRPRVDLTRPRLTA encoded by the coding sequence GTGACCGCAGCCCGGCCCGTGGATCCGGCCCACCCCGCCGGAGCCGACGGGCTGCTCCGTTCGGGCGACGACACGGACTGGGTGCAGCATCTGCTCCAGCTCGCCCGGGTGCGCCTGGGTATGGAGCTCTCGTGGGTGTCCCGGGTGGAGGACGACACGGTCGTGGTCGAGGCCGTCAGCGGCGCGGTCCCCGATGTCCCGTTGGCCGCCGGCTACACATCCCCCCTCGGTGACTCGTACTGCGTCCGCGTGCTGGACGGTGCCGCACCGCTCGTCGTCCAGGACGCGGCTCTCGACCCGCTCACCGCAAACCTGCCGGCGACGGCCGAGATGGGTATCGGGTCCTACGTGGGGGTTCCCCTGCAGCGGTCCTCCGGGGCGGTCTACGGGACGCTGTGCTGCCTGAACCGCGATCCCGATCCCCATCTGCGCCTGCGGGACGCCCAGTTCCTCCAGCTCCTCGCCGACCTGCTGATGGACCTGCTCGATCGCGGGGAGGACCGCACCATGCAGCTCCGGGAGGACGAGGCCACGCGTGACGGGGTTCGCGCCCTCATCGCCGACGGCGGGCCGGACATGGTGTTGCAGAGCATCCACGCCCTCCCGGACCTGCGCATCATCGGCTACGAGTCGCTGGCCCGGTTCGCCGCCGGAACCCCGGACGTCTGGTTCGCCCGGGCCCGCGAAGTCGGCCTCGGGGTCGAGCTGGAACTCGCCGCGGTGGCCAACGCCCTGGAGCACCTCGACCAGCTCACCGACGAGCAGTTCCTCACCGTGAACGTCTCACCCGACGTGGTGTCCCATCCGGGCCTGGTCGCGGTGCTGGGTCGACGGGGGCTGCACCAGCTGATCCTGGAGATCACCGAACACGAGAAGGTCGACGACTACCTGGGCCTGCGGGAGGCGATGGACCGCTGGCGCACCCGGGGTGTCCGTTTCGCCGTCGACGATGCCGGGGCCGGGTACTCGGGGATGCGGCAGCTGATCGAGCTGCGCCCGGAGATGATCAAGCTCGACCGGTCGATCACCCGTGGCCTGGACGCCGACCCGGCCCGGTTCGCCATGGCCACCGCCCTCGCGGCATTCGCCCGGGAGATCGGCTCCGGCCTCGTCGCCGAGGGCGTGGAGACGGCCAGCGAGCTGGCCAAGGCCCTGGAACTGCGGATCCCGCTGGCCCAGGGCTACCACCTGGGTCGACCGGGAGAGCGGCGCCCCCGGGTCGACCTGACCCGCCCGCGACTGACGGCCTGA
- a CDS encoding STAS domain-containing protein, with the protein MVDVHGDRRPSDPVEPLPAVSSTDLQITGDLAVVGLRGPLADTELDRFNAVMREALTPPVRRIVVDARAVTAWADGGLELLAAASAQARLDGIDVVISGLGAAQRSTLRALGRRD; encoded by the coding sequence GTGGTGGACGTGCACGGTGATCGCCGCCCGTCCGATCCGGTGGAGCCCCTGCCGGCGGTGTCGTCCACCGATCTGCAGATCACCGGCGATCTCGCCGTGGTCGGTCTGCGGGGGCCGCTGGCGGACACCGAACTGGACCGGTTCAACGCTGTCATGCGGGAGGCGCTGACCCCGCCCGTGCGCCGCATCGTGGTCGATGCCCGCGCCGTGACCGCCTGGGCGGACGGCGGGCTGGAGCTGCTGGCCGCGGCCTCGGCGCAGGCCCGGCTGGACGGCATCGACGTCGTCATCAGCGGCCTGGGCGCCGCCCAACGGAGCACCCTGCGCGCCCTGGGCCGCCGCGACTGA
- a CDS encoding excalibur calcium-binding domain-containing protein, with translation MVAGAVLVLALIGAISGGGGLVMLGLLVMIAGIVAVVIARPSWGPLASRKVGGGVAGVGLVLALVGGGSPAVSAPVAQQPAAVSTITTLSVPTTVTVPTTVVVTTTVVSTAPAPPPVTVTQTETVTLPAPAAAAVEEPAAVAAAPEAAAVVPQTQAAPRTQAAPQPLVAPAPQTQEQQQSAYYANCSAAEAAGAAPVYRGDPGYSSKLDRDGDGVGCES, from the coding sequence GTGGTGGCGGGTGCTGTGCTGGTGCTCGCGCTGATCGGTGCGATCAGCGGGGGCGGCGGACTGGTCATGCTGGGGTTGCTGGTGATGATCGCGGGGATCGTCGCCGTGGTCATCGCGCGGCCGTCGTGGGGGCCGCTGGCATCGCGCAAGGTCGGCGGGGGAGTCGCCGGCGTGGGGCTGGTGCTCGCCCTGGTGGGTGGCGGCAGCCCGGCAGTGTCTGCTCCGGTCGCCCAGCAGCCGGCAGCTGTCTCGACCATCACGACCCTGTCGGTGCCGACCACCGTCACCGTCCCGACGACCGTGGTGGTGACGACGACCGTGGTGTCGACGGCGCCCGCACCGCCGCCGGTCACCGTGACGCAGACCGAGACGGTCACCCTGCCGGCCCCGGCTGCGGCTGCCGTCGAGGAGCCCGCGGCGGTCGCAGCTGCCCCCGAAGCGGCGGCAGTGGTGCCGCAGACGCAGGCCGCCCCGCGGACCCAGGCCGCGCCGCAGCCGTTGGTGGCTCCGGCACCGCAGACGCAGGAGCAGCAGCAGTCGGCGTACTACGCGAACTGTTCCGCGGCCGAGGCTGCGGGAGCGGCGCCGGTGTATCGCGGCGACCCTGGGTACTCCAGCAAGCTCGACCGTGACGGGGACGGGGTCGGCTGCGAGTCCTGA
- a CDS encoding methyltransferase domain-containing protein, whose protein sequence is MTSPSPFPDGFFDRSDPSPDGEFYTPTRLVTHIDDGAIAAVGDLYAELGLDGASGEPRRVLDLMSSWISHLHSAPAELIVLGMNAAELDANPMATERIVQDLNLDPRLPLPDASVDGVVCCVSVDYLVRPVEVLAEAARVLRPGAPVALTFSNRCFPSKAIRGWLATDDEQHCAIVSEYLRQAGGFTEAEASLRTPGGRYRGDPLYAVVARRLGG, encoded by the coding sequence GTGACCTCCCCCTCTCCGTTCCCCGACGGCTTCTTCGACCGCAGCGACCCGTCACCGGACGGCGAGTTCTACACCCCGACGCGGCTGGTCACCCACATCGACGACGGCGCCATCGCCGCGGTGGGCGACCTGTACGCCGAGCTCGGTCTGGACGGCGCGTCCGGTGAGCCGCGGCGGGTGCTGGACCTGATGTCGTCGTGGATCTCCCACCTGCACAGCGCGCCGGCGGAGCTGATCGTCCTGGGCATGAACGCGGCCGAGCTCGACGCCAACCCGATGGCCACCGAGCGGATCGTGCAGGACCTCAACCTCGACCCGCGGCTGCCGCTGCCCGACGCCTCGGTCGACGGGGTGGTGTGCTGCGTGTCGGTGGACTACCTGGTGCGGCCGGTGGAGGTGCTGGCCGAGGCGGCGCGGGTGCTGCGGCCGGGCGCGCCCGTCGCCCTGACGTTCTCCAACCGCTGCTTCCCGTCCAAGGCGATCCGCGGCTGGCTGGCCACCGACGACGAGCAGCACTGCGCCATCGTCAGCGAATATCTCCGGCAGGCCGGCGGTTTTACCGAAGCGGAGGCCTCCTTGCGGACCCCCGGCGGGCGGTACCGCGGGGATCCGCTGTACGCGGTGGTGGCGCGGCGGCTCGGGGGCTGA
- a CDS encoding hydantoinase/oxoprolinase family protein translates to MAEHPPAARTLRIGVDTGGTFTDVVAVDTRTGLVVTSKTPSTPADPAVGFLTAVHAILDVLGVGPSAIASIAHGTTVATNQLLEGAVGELGFLTTQGYEFLLEIARQSVPDGYGNSYFWVKPDRIVPVDRVRTVGGRMDHRGREIRPFDRAGAVAAVREFRDRGIDTLGVCLLHSYADDSHEQALLDVIRAEHPAAVVSLSSQVLPEYREYERAMTTLVDAAVKPRVAAYVRAIAERLAELDPGRDIPFSIMRSNGGVLSAGEVVHQPITTVLSGPAAGALGAAVIAANAGHPSVVTCDGGGTSTDVTVITDGRAPLTTEGTIGVFPAKIPMIDVVTVGAGGGSIAAVSPQGSLSVGPRSAGADPGPICYARGGVEPTVTDAQLVLGRIPPHLLGGRIPLDTEAARAGIAVLAADLGLSVPACAAGVLEISAWNQANALRQVTVKRGLDIRDHPMVAFGGSGSLLACRLMDILGLPAVLVPPDPGTVSAYGLLTVDVRHDTVRTMVFRDDELDPARVRAVLAELTARAHEALDREGFEPAARRIEVSADLRYFGQAFEVRVPAPDLDAAGTVGRGWADAVVSAFHDAHRALYGYDFRGRASQPVEWVNLRVTGVGPQARPVIPRVAPGTGDTRPAVLEQRPVYFDDWTDAIVYDRARLGAGDQVRGPAVLQEFGSTVPLPPGFTARVDDFGNLVLTRG, encoded by the coding sequence ATCGCCGAACACCCGCCCGCCGCCCGCACCCTGCGCATCGGGGTCGACACCGGCGGCACCTTCACCGACGTCGTCGCCGTCGACACGCGCACCGGACTGGTGGTGACGTCGAAGACCCCGTCCACCCCGGCCGACCCCGCCGTCGGCTTCCTCACCGCCGTGCACGCCATCCTCGACGTCCTGGGGGTCGGCCCGTCGGCCATCGCGTCCATCGCCCACGGCACCACCGTGGCCACCAACCAGCTGCTCGAGGGGGCGGTGGGTGAGCTCGGTTTCCTGACCACGCAGGGGTACGAGTTCCTGCTGGAGATCGCCCGCCAGTCCGTGCCCGACGGCTACGGCAACAGCTACTTCTGGGTGAAGCCGGACCGCATCGTGCCGGTCGACCGGGTCCGCACCGTCGGCGGGCGGATGGACCACCGGGGTCGGGAGATCCGGCCCTTCGACCGCGCCGGCGCCGTCGCCGCCGTCCGGGAGTTCCGGGACCGCGGGATCGACACCCTGGGTGTCTGCCTCCTGCACTCCTACGCCGACGACAGCCACGAGCAGGCCCTGCTCGACGTCATCCGCGCCGAGCACCCGGCCGCGGTGGTCTCGCTGTCCAGCCAGGTGCTCCCCGAGTACCGCGAGTACGAGCGGGCGATGACGACCCTGGTCGACGCGGCCGTCAAACCCCGGGTGGCGGCCTACGTGCGCGCGATCGCCGAGCGGCTCGCCGAACTCGACCCGGGCCGGGACATCCCGTTCTCGATCATGCGGTCCAACGGCGGGGTGCTGTCGGCGGGCGAGGTCGTCCACCAGCCGATCACCACCGTGCTGTCCGGTCCCGCCGCGGGCGCGCTGGGTGCCGCCGTCATCGCGGCGAACGCCGGCCACCCGTCCGTGGTCACCTGCGACGGCGGCGGCACGTCCACCGACGTCACGGTGATCACCGACGGTCGGGCGCCCCTGACGACCGAGGGCACCATCGGGGTGTTCCCGGCCAAGATCCCGATGATCGACGTGGTGACCGTCGGTGCGGGCGGCGGGTCGATCGCGGCGGTCTCGCCGCAGGGCTCGCTGTCGGTGGGCCCGCGGTCGGCCGGCGCCGACCCCGGTCCGATCTGCTACGCCCGCGGCGGGGTCGAACCGACCGTCACCGATGCCCAGCTGGTTCTCGGACGGATCCCGCCGCACCTGCTCGGCGGCCGCATCCCGCTGGACACCGAGGCTGCTCGTGCCGGGATCGCCGTCCTGGCGGCCGATCTCGGGCTGAGCGTCCCGGCCTGCGCGGCCGGGGTGCTGGAGATCTCGGCGTGGAACCAGGCCAACGCCCTGCGCCAGGTCACCGTCAAGCGGGGGCTGGACATCCGCGACCACCCGATGGTCGCCTTCGGCGGATCCGGCTCGCTGCTGGCCTGCCGGTTGATGGACATCCTCGGCCTGCCCGCCGTTCTCGTCCCCCCGGACCCGGGCACCGTCTCGGCCTACGGGCTGCTCACCGTGGACGTCCGTCACGACACGGTGCGCACCATGGTGTTCCGCGACGACGAGCTCGACCCGGCCCGTGTCCGCGCCGTGCTGGCCGAACTGACCGCCCGGGCCCACGAGGCGCTGGACCGGGAGGGGTTCGAGCCGGCCGCGCGGCGCATCGAGGTGTCCGCCGATCTGCGGTACTTCGGTCAGGCCTTCGAGGTGCGGGTGCCCGCGCCCGATCTCGATGCCGCCGGGACGGTGGGCCGGGGGTGGGCCGATGCCGTGGTGTCCGCGTTCCACGACGCGCACCGGGCGCTGTACGGGTACGACTTCCGCGGCCGGGCCAGCCAACCGGTCGAGTGGGTCAACCTCCGCGTCACCGGGGTCGGCCCGCAGGCCCGACCGGTCATCCCCCGGGTGGCCCCGGGCACCGGTGACACCCGCCCCGCGGTGCTCGAGCAGCGTCCCGTGTACTTCGACGACTGGACCGACGCCATCGTCTACGACCGGGCACGCCTGGGCGCCGGCGACCAGGTGAGGGGCCCGGCCGTGCTGCAGGAGTTCGGTTCCACGGTGCCCCTGCCCCCCGGGTTCACCGCGCGGGTGGACGACTTCGGGAATCTGGTGCTCACCCGGGGGTGA